TGATGAGTACAAGATACCGAACAAGTACCGGGTGACAAAAAGACACAAGCAATGTCTCTTTGGTATAAACGTTTATCCTGGGCTTCTGTTTCCCTTGATAAAATGCCTGGCTTCTGCTACAGTGTAACTAAATTCAGGATGCATTGAAAATACGATAGCTACGTAATTATCACCGATAAAGGATAAAATTATGAAAAAGATCATTATTATTGTTCTGAGTGTGATTTTTGTTCTTCTGGTAGGTGCAGTAGTTACACCATTTCTTATTGATCTCAATAAATATAAAGGGGAAATTATCGACCTTGCGAAGCCGCACGTGGCGAGAGATTTGGATTTTGGCGGAATAAAACTCACCATTTTGAAAGGGCTGGGTGCAGAGATTCAGGGACTCCGCATTGCAGAAAATCCGGGGTTTGGTACAGGTGATTTTCTGAATCTGGAACGACTACGGGTAAAGGTAAAATTATTTCCCCTTCTGAGAAAGCAGATTCAAGTCAAGGAATTAATCCTGGATAAACCAGTGGTACGACTGATAAAAAACACAAAGGGGGAGCTTAATATCACAGACTTAATGGGTTCCGAAACAAAAGAACAAGAAGATAAAGAACAGAAAGATACTGAAAGCCAGGAGGAAAAAGAGAATAAAAATAATGGCAGTAAAAACGGTGAGAATGAGGTGAAAAACGGAAGTACCTTTTTGGCGGGATTGCTGGTTTCCAAATTTACTTTGAACCAGGGCCACATCGATTTTATTGATGAATTCACTCAGCCCGGCACTACCACAACGACAACGATAGATTTGTTAGACATGAAATTCACGGATGTATCAGTGAATAAACCGATCCGGATGTCCACGGTGGCCCGGCTGCCCGGAAGTGCGAAGCAAAATTTCATGATAAAGGGTGCTATGGGACCCATTGGTGATACCCTGGATATAAAACGGCTTTTTATGGATATCGCAGTATCACTCGAAGAATTTGATCTGGGTACCTGTAAATCGTACCTGCCGCCAGACCTGCCTTTATCCCCTGTAGACGGGGTCGTCAGCATGGATATCTCTTTAAGGGGGGATATGGCGTCCGGAGTCACTTCAGAAGGTCAGATGCAGTGCAAAGAACTGATACTCGCAGAAGGAAACGATAAGAAAGCCCTCAGGAAAATGCATATTACCCTCCAGGAAGAAATGAAGTTCGCATGGGAAAAAGGAAGTGCGGACATTGACCGGTTGGATTTGAGCATGGATGAAAATACAATCTCTCTGACAGGAAGCGTGGAAGGATTCAATACGAAACCACAATGGGATATAACCCTTCGGACACAGGCGATCAATCCGGACTATGTCTTTCTGTTTTACCCTTCTATCAGGGAATCTTTACCTAAGGATGTGAGCTTTTCAGGTTCATTGGGCATGGAGATGATTTCGAAGGGAAATATGGATAATCTCCAGGCTGATTGCAACGTGGAGATGAAAGACCTCGATATCCTGTATGGTGAGACATTTCGCAAACCAAGACCTGTCCCCTGTCAAATTTCCGTCAAGGCAAGCAAGACAGGAGATGATATTCATTTAGACCCGTGTGTTGTCAAAATGCATACCTTATCTCTCAGGACATCGGGAAAAATTACCGGTTTAACGAATCCGCGTTTTGATCTTTCGATAAACACCGATGATACGTCCCTGAAAGGCTGGGAATCACTGGTCCCTGCACTAAAAGAGTACGAACCAGAGGGGAATTTTGTCCTTCGAAGTTCCTTGAAAGGAACGATGAACGATGCCGCTGTTAATCTGCAGTTTTCGTCTCCAAGGCTTGCATTTAAGCTCTCTCAGTCATCAGACGATGGCCGGAAAGCTGCAACTTCTCAGGGTTTTTTTGAATCCATGGATATGAACGTTCAAGCCGTGAAAAAGGATGAGGCAATCATGGGGAGTGGCAATCTTGAAGTCAGGAAAGGAGAGGTGCTGGCTGCGCCTTTTGAAAAGATGCAGGCACAGTTCGACTACCAGAACGATATCCTCGGTATTCACGGGTTTCGTGTTCATGCCTTCCAGGGAGGCGTTGTGATGGACGGTAAAGTAAGGCCCCGCGAACTTCGATGGAACGTGAAACCGGTTATTACGAATATAAATATGGCAGAAGCTATGGATACTTTTACACAATACAAGGGTTTATTCAAAGGGCTATTTTCCGGGTCTTTTGTGGCAAACAATGCCGGCGATGAAAAACAGAAAGGGGCTATGAATGCCAGCGGGTCATTCCGGCTCGACCAGGGAGAGATTATGAATTTAAACCTTGTAGATACAGTACTGGATGCGCTTTTTGGTATAAAGGGCGTATCTAAGTTTCTGGAAAAAGAAGGCAGTGAATTGGAGAAACAAAAAATTACCCGATTTGATTACCTGGATGGTGATTTTTCCATGACCGGTAATAAAATATATTTAAAGAAGGCCGCTTTACATAATATTCATACTGCAAAAGCAACTGATTCTGATGCGTTTATAGATGGGTTAGTTGACTGTAATACCAGCAGTCTCGACCTTAAGGGCAAGGTCGTTCTCTCCCAGGAATATTCTGCTAAATTAGCCAAAAAGAACGAACCGCTCAATGCCCTGCTCAATCCAGAAAAACGCATGGTGCTTCCGATTACGGTTACCGGCACTTTCAGCAAGCCAAGGCCTATCCTGGATATCCCCTATGTAACCAGCGCCATGGCGAAATATTACGGCAGGAAAGAACTGGAGAAATTAGGTGACAAGATAGGATTGCCCAAGAAAGGTGACAAAGGAAAACAGGGCAAGGAATCACCCATAGGAAATATTTTAAAGGATATTTTGAAATGATCATATTTTAATCGACAACTACCTGATAGAAAAAACGGAGGGGCGTAAATCATGCAAGGCAATGAATATTTAATGGAAAGCGATGAAGAGGTACTCCGTCTGGATATAAAGACAGATAATATAGTTGTTGAGAAT
The Candidatus Brocadia sp. genome window above contains:
- a CDS encoding AsmA family protein, translating into MKKIIIIVLSVIFVLLVGAVVTPFLIDLNKYKGEIIDLAKPHVARDLDFGGIKLTILKGLGAEIQGLRIAENPGFGTGDFLNLERLRVKVKLFPLLRKQIQVKELILDKPVVRLIKNTKGELNITDLMGSETKEQEDKEQKDTESQEEKENKNNGSKNGENEVKNGSTFLAGLLVSKFTLNQGHIDFIDEFTQPGTTTTTTIDLLDMKFTDVSVNKPIRMSTVARLPGSAKQNFMIKGAMGPIGDTLDIKRLFMDIAVSLEEFDLGTCKSYLPPDLPLSPVDGVVSMDISLRGDMASGVTSEGQMQCKELILAEGNDKKALRKMHITLQEEMKFAWEKGSADIDRLDLSMDENTISLTGSVEGFNTKPQWDITLRTQAINPDYVFLFYPSIRESLPKDVSFSGSLGMEMISKGNMDNLQADCNVEMKDLDILYGETFRKPRPVPCQISVKASKTGDDIHLDPCVVKMHTLSLRTSGKITGLTNPRFDLSINTDDTSLKGWESLVPALKEYEPEGNFVLRSSLKGTMNDAAVNLQFSSPRLAFKLSQSSDDGRKAATSQGFFESMDMNVQAVKKDEAIMGSGNLEVRKGEVLAAPFEKMQAQFDYQNDILGIHGFRVHAFQGGVVMDGKVRPRELRWNVKPVITNINMAEAMDTFTQYKGLFKGLFSGSFVANNAGDEKQKGAMNASGSFRLDQGEIMNLNLVDTVLDALFGIKGVSKFLEKEGSELEKQKITRFDYLDGDFSMTGNKIYLKKAALHNIHTAKATDSDAFIDGLVDCNTSSLDLKGKVVLSQEYSAKLAKKNEPLNALLNPEKRMVLPITVTGTFSKPRPILDIPYVTSAMAKYYGRKELEKLGDKIGLPKKGDKGKQGKESPIGNILKDILK